In a genomic window of Streptomyces sp. NBC_01142:
- a CDS encoding FtsX-like permease family protein — protein sequence MTLLDRTDGASPAAPAPPRVIGGRLRDLGLGIRFAASGGREGWVRTALTAVGVGLGVALLLIAASVPTLIDEREQRGTARAPVSSDEPAERSDRTLVWATADTEYRKDAISGALLRPDGAHPPLPPGVSRLPGPGDMLVSPALKELLDSPGGTLLEERLDYRTVGTIGDAGLIDPGELRFYAGSSTLTTDNGGTRTTGFGESPGSEPMSPVLIVLVILICVVLLVPVAIFIATAVRFGGDRRDRRLAALRLVGADARMTRRISAGEALFGSVLGLLVGIAVFAGVRRFAGHVQLWDLSAFPSDVVPVPVLGLLILLAVPVSAVAVTLVALRSVVIEPLGVVRNSTPRARRLWWRLLMPAAGLTVLLATGTVNEETEFVDPWPIAGGAVLVLVGLATLLPWVVEAVVGRLRGGPVPWQLATRRLQLSSGSAARAVSGITVAVAGGIALQMLFAGVHDDFNRVTNQDPERAQLQVSAEFPSGELAQRMIKEFRGTEGVKGVIGTVESYVHSPVPSRGTDFHPVTTLTVGDCATLRELARIGSCKDGDTFVVHVEGDRRQNDLIDSAARKGKPVDLNAHSSYDGSKPVLWTLPADTPTVTVRPDPTGREHYGIFATPGAVDVQRLPTADTQAMVQIDESVPDAREYVRNTAARIDPTMRVWSIQRIERDKQYASVQTGLLTGATATMALIAASMLVSQVEQLRERKRLLSVLVAFGTRRATLAWSVLWQTAVPVVLGTAVAIVGGLGLGAAMLRLTGKAVTEWWVFLPLAAAGAGVILLVTVLSLPPLWRMMRPEGLRTE from the coding sequence ATGACGCTCCTCGACCGGACGGACGGAGCATCACCCGCCGCGCCCGCCCCGCCCCGCGTCATCGGCGGCCGGCTGCGCGACCTCGGGCTCGGCATACGCTTCGCCGCCTCCGGCGGCCGCGAGGGCTGGGTCCGTACCGCGCTCACCGCCGTCGGTGTCGGGCTCGGCGTCGCCCTGCTCCTCATCGCCGCCTCCGTGCCCACGCTCATCGACGAGCGCGAGCAGCGCGGCACGGCCCGCGCGCCGGTCTCCTCCGACGAGCCGGCCGAGCGCTCGGACAGGACCCTGGTGTGGGCGACGGCGGACACCGAGTACCGCAAGGACGCGATCAGCGGCGCACTGCTGCGCCCGGACGGCGCCCACCCGCCACTCCCGCCCGGGGTCAGCCGCCTCCCCGGACCCGGCGACATGCTGGTCTCCCCCGCCCTGAAGGAGCTGCTGGACTCCCCCGGGGGCACGCTCCTCGAAGAGCGGCTCGACTACCGCACGGTGGGCACCATCGGGGACGCCGGCCTGATCGACCCGGGCGAACTCCGCTTCTACGCGGGCAGTTCGACGCTGACCACGGACAACGGTGGAACCAGGACGACCGGCTTCGGCGAGTCCCCGGGTTCGGAACCGATGAGCCCGGTCCTGATCGTCCTGGTCATCCTCATCTGTGTCGTCCTGCTGGTGCCGGTGGCCATCTTCATCGCCACCGCCGTCCGCTTCGGCGGCGACCGCCGCGACCGCCGGCTCGCCGCACTGCGGCTGGTCGGCGCCGATGCCCGGATGACCCGGCGCATCTCGGCCGGGGAGGCACTGTTCGGCTCGGTGCTCGGCCTGCTGGTCGGCATCGCCGTCTTCGCGGGCGTGCGCCGGTTCGCCGGGCACGTACAGCTCTGGGACCTGAGCGCCTTCCCCTCCGACGTGGTCCCCGTGCCCGTGCTCGGGCTGCTGATCCTGCTGGCCGTGCCGGTCTCGGCGGTCGCGGTCACCCTGGTTGCGCTGCGCTCGGTCGTGATCGAACCGCTCGGAGTCGTACGCAACAGCACGCCCCGCGCCCGCCGTCTGTGGTGGCGGCTGCTGATGCCGGCGGCCGGTCTCACGGTGCTGCTGGCGACCGGCACCGTCAACGAGGAGACCGAGTTCGTCGACCCGTGGCCCATCGCGGGCGGCGCCGTACTGGTGCTGGTCGGCCTTGCGACGCTGCTGCCGTGGGTGGTCGAGGCCGTCGTCGGCAGGCTGCGCGGCGGCCCGGTGCCCTGGCAGCTCGCCACCCGCAGGCTCCAGTTGAGCAGCGGTTCGGCGGCCCGCGCGGTCAGTGGCATCACGGTCGCCGTGGCCGGCGGGATAGCCCTGCAGATGCTCTTCGCCGGGGTCCACGACGACTTCAACAGGGTCACGAACCAGGACCCGGAGCGGGCTCAGCTCCAGGTCTCCGCGGAGTTTCCCAGCGGTGAGCTGGCCCAGCGGATGATCAAGGAGTTCCGTGGGACGGAGGGCGTGAAGGGGGTCATCGGCACGGTCGAGAGCTATGTGCACAGCCCCGTGCCCTCCCGCGGCACCGACTTCCATCCCGTCACCACCCTGACCGTCGGCGACTGCGCGACCCTGCGCGAACTCGCCAGGATCGGGTCCTGCAAGGACGGCGACACCTTCGTCGTCCACGTCGAGGGCGACAGGCGGCAGAACGACCTGATCGACTCTGCGGCCCGCAAGGGCAAGCCGGTGGACCTCAACGCGCACTCGAGCTACGACGGCTCGAAGCCGGTGCTGTGGACCCTGCCCGCGGACACTCCCACCGTCACGGTCCGTCCCGACCCGACCGGCCGGGAGCACTACGGCATCTTCGCCACCCCCGGCGCGGTCGATGTGCAACGCCTCCCCACGGCGGACACCCAGGCGATGGTCCAGATCGACGAGAGCGTGCCGGACGCCCGTGAGTACGTGCGCAACACGGCCGCCCGAATCGATCCCACCATGCGTGTCTGGTCGATCCAGAGGATCGAGCGGGACAAGCAGTACGCCAGTGTCCAGACCGGTCTGCTGACCGGCGCGACCGCGACGATGGCGCTGATCGCCGCGTCGATGCTCGTCTCGCAGGTCGAGCAGCTGCGGGAGCGCAAGCGCCTGCTGTCGGTACTCGTCGCCTTCGGCACGCGCCGGGCCACGCTCGCCTGGTCGGTGCTGTGGCAGACCGCCGTGCCGGTCGTCCTCGGCACCGCCGTCGCCATCGTCGGCGGCCTCGGTCTCGGCGCCGCCATGCTGCGGCTGACCGGCAAGGCGGTCACCGAATGGTGGGTCTTCCTGCCGCTCGCCGCGGCGGGCGCGGGCGTGATCCTGCTGGTGACGGTGCTCAGCCTGCCACCGCTGTGGCGCATGATGCGTCCGGAGGGGCTGCGTACGGAGTAG
- a CDS encoding ABC transporter ATP-binding protein: MNPDGSLLLAADLHKAYGSTPALDGASFSIHPGEVVAVMGPSGSGKSTLLHCLAGIVRPDSGSITYAGRELTGMSDVQRSTLRRTDFGFVFQFGQLVPELSCTENVALPLRLTGARRKAAERTALEWMERLEVADLGHKRPGEVSGGQGQRVAVARALVTSPRVIFADEPTGALDSLNGERVMELLTDAARSANAAVVLVTHEARVAAYSDREIVVRDGRSRDLEHAV, from the coding sequence GTGAACCCCGACGGTTCCCTGCTCCTCGCCGCCGATCTGCACAAGGCGTACGGATCCACCCCCGCCCTCGACGGCGCCTCCTTCTCCATTCACCCCGGCGAGGTCGTCGCCGTCATGGGGCCCTCCGGCTCCGGCAAGTCGACGCTGCTCCACTGCCTCGCCGGGATCGTCCGGCCGGATTCCGGATCGATCACCTACGCCGGGCGCGAGCTCACCGGGATGTCCGACGTCCAGCGCAGCACCCTGCGCCGTACGGACTTCGGGTTCGTGTTCCAGTTCGGCCAGCTCGTACCGGAGCTGAGCTGTACGGAGAACGTGGCCCTGCCCCTCCGCCTCACCGGCGCCAGGCGCAAGGCCGCCGAGCGCACCGCCCTGGAGTGGATGGAGCGCCTGGAGGTCGCCGACCTCGGGCACAAGCGGCCCGGCGAGGTCTCCGGCGGCCAGGGGCAGCGGGTCGCCGTCGCCCGTGCGCTGGTCACCTCGCCGCGGGTGATCTTCGCCGACGAGCCGACCGGCGCCCTGGACTCCCTCAACGGCGAGCGGGTGATGGAACTCCTCACCGACGCCGCGCGGTCCGCGAACGCCGCCGTCGTCCTGGTCACCCACGAGGCGCGGGTCGCCGCCTATTCCGACCGCGAGATCGTCGTACGCGACGGAAGGTCCCGCGACCTGGAGCACGCCGTATGA
- a CDS encoding PadR family transcriptional regulator, which translates to MSIGHTLLGLLESGPRHGYDLKRAFDERFGHDRPLHYGQVYSTMSRLLKNGLVEVDGIEAGGGPERKRYAITEAGVTDVTRWLAQPEKPEPYLQSTLYTKVVLALLTDRSAADLLDSQRSEHLRLMRILTDRKRRGDLADQLICDHALFHLEADLRWLELTAARLDQLAGEVRK; encoded by the coding sequence ATGTCCATCGGTCACACCTTGCTCGGACTTCTCGAGTCCGGCCCACGCCACGGCTACGACCTCAAGCGCGCCTTCGACGAACGGTTCGGCCACGACCGGCCCCTTCACTACGGGCAGGTCTACTCCACCATGTCCCGGCTGCTGAAGAACGGCCTCGTCGAAGTCGACGGCATAGAGGCCGGCGGTGGTCCCGAGCGCAAGCGGTATGCCATTACCGAGGCCGGGGTCACCGACGTCACGCGGTGGCTCGCGCAGCCCGAGAAGCCGGAGCCGTACCTCCAGTCGACCCTTTACACCAAGGTCGTCCTCGCCCTCCTCACCGACCGCAGTGCCGCCGATCTGCTCGACAGCCAGCGCTCCGAGCATCTGCGGCTGATGCGCATCCTCACCGACCGCAAGCGCCGCGGCGATCTCGCCGACCAGCTCATCTGCGACCACGCGCTGTTCCACCTCGAAGCCGATCTGCGCTGGCTGGAACTGACCGCCGCCCGGCTCGACCAGCTCGCCGGGGAGGTGCGCAAGTGA
- a CDS encoding SPFH domain-containing protein: MPATSTKTSDELPDMPEPRVREFPAHSIGGGLALLLGLLGVGCAVALLATGATLSSPGPKVTLIVAGIVIAIAACFAMCGLNMVAPGEARVVQLFGRYRGTIRTDGLRWVNPLTSRVKISTRVRNHETAVLKVNDAYGNPIELAAVVVWNVKDTAQALFEVDDFLEFVSTQTEAAVRHIAIEYPYDAHDEDGLSLRGNAEEITEKLAVELHARVEAAGVHIIESRFTHLAYAPEIASAMLQRQQAGAVVAARRQIVDGAVGMVEAALVRIQEQDIVELDAERKAAMVSNLMVVLCGDRAAQPVLNTGTLYQ, translated from the coding sequence ATGCCTGCCACCAGCACAAAAACCTCTGACGAGCTGCCGGACATGCCGGAGCCGCGGGTCCGTGAATTTCCGGCGCACAGCATCGGCGGGGGCCTTGCGCTGCTGCTCGGACTGCTCGGGGTCGGCTGCGCGGTCGCCCTCCTCGCCACCGGGGCGACACTCTCCTCACCCGGCCCGAAGGTGACGCTCATCGTGGCCGGAATCGTGATCGCGATAGCCGCGTGCTTCGCGATGTGCGGGCTGAACATGGTCGCGCCGGGCGAGGCGCGGGTGGTGCAGCTCTTCGGGCGCTACCGGGGCACGATCCGTACGGACGGCCTGCGCTGGGTCAACCCGCTCACCTCACGGGTCAAGATCTCGACGCGGGTACGGAACCACGAGACCGCGGTCCTCAAGGTGAACGACGCGTACGGCAATCCGATCGAGCTCGCCGCGGTGGTGGTGTGGAACGTGAAGGACACGGCGCAGGCGCTCTTCGAGGTGGACGACTTCCTGGAGTTCGTCTCCACGCAGACGGAGGCGGCGGTACGGCACATCGCCATCGAGTACCCGTACGACGCCCACGACGAGGACGGCCTGTCGCTGCGCGGCAACGCCGAGGAGATCACCGAGAAGCTCGCGGTGGAGCTGCATGCGCGGGTGGAGGCGGCGGGCGTGCACATCATCGAGTCCCGCTTCACACATCTCGCGTACGCCCCGGAGATCGCGTCCGCGATGCTGCAGCGGCAGCAGGCGGGAGCGGTGGTCGCGGCGCGGCGCCAGATCGTGGACGGCGCGGTGGGCATGGTCGAGGCGGCACTGGTCCGGATCCAGGAACAGGACATCGTGGAACTGGACGCGGAGCGCAAGGCGGCGATGGTGTCGAACCTGATGGTGGTGCTGTGCGGCGACCGCGCGGCGCAGCCGGTCCTCAACACGGGCACGCTCTACCAGTGA
- a CDS encoding transglycosylase domain-containing protein produces the protein MGRAEARQARQRGARRAKKAKPTGIRRFFTWRKVLGTFLGLCLLVMGAFFAIYLMVPVPKANAQAEKQSNVYKYSDGKILARTGKVNREIVGLEKIPEDVQYTFVAAENKTFFEDSGVDFKGTVRGLKNTLTGKGKQGGSTITQQYVKNYYLDQDQTVTRKLKELVISLKVDQRQSKNEILAGYMNTSYYGRGAYGIQAAAQAYYRVDASKLNVAQGAYLASLLQAPSQYDWAEASDTGKKLVTERWHYTLDNMVEEGWLDKSARDKLTFPRPKEPKAAPGMEGQTGYLVDAANKELARQGVNEEDIRAGGWTITLNIDSKRQKALEKAVERQLEDELDRKKNKVDATVQAGATSVDPKTGKVVALYGGVDATKHWLSNAVRSDYQPASTFKPIVFASALENESKTQDGDPIGVNTIYDGTSKRQVEGSDTPFNPENEDDKSYGPVNVQRAMNKSINSVFAQMVVDVGPGDVKKTALDLGVKDSKSFPERPAISLGTMSASTWDMAGVYATLDNHGKQVTPTIVNKAEHKDRTVDLEDPVGKQVISRETADTVTSVLTGVVKDGSGHEASTDAYEAAGKTGTAEKNVAAWYAGYTPELATVVALFGESTAAGGGQVTLTGTANSGRANGGGFPARIWADYTLGALNGGSDAEFDLEVAETASPDPGPTVTNTPTQKPTPTPTPTPTETQSPTNTPTPTPTPTGDPTPTPTNTPTGRPSITLPPDPGDDDPGDPDPKDKSDLGRP, from the coding sequence ATGGGCCGAGCGGAAGCGCGACAGGCCCGGCAGCGCGGCGCGCGCCGGGCGAAGAAGGCCAAGCCCACAGGCATACGGCGCTTCTTCACCTGGAGGAAGGTGCTGGGTACCTTCCTCGGGCTCTGCCTGCTGGTCATGGGCGCTTTCTTCGCCATCTATCTGATGGTCCCCGTGCCCAAGGCGAATGCTCAGGCCGAGAAGCAGAGCAACGTCTACAAGTACAGCGACGGCAAGATCCTCGCCCGCACCGGCAAGGTCAACCGCGAGATCGTCGGACTCGAGAAGATCCCTGAGGACGTCCAGTACACCTTCGTCGCCGCCGAGAACAAAACGTTCTTCGAGGACTCCGGAGTCGACTTCAAGGGCACCGTCCGCGGCCTGAAGAACACCCTGACCGGCAAGGGCAAGCAGGGTGGCTCGACCATCACCCAGCAGTACGTCAAGAACTACTACCTCGACCAGGACCAGACGGTCACCCGCAAGCTCAAAGAGCTGGTGATCTCGCTCAAGGTGGACCAGCGCCAGAGCAAGAACGAGATCCTCGCCGGGTACATGAACACCAGCTACTACGGGCGCGGTGCGTACGGAATCCAGGCCGCGGCCCAGGCGTACTACCGCGTCGATGCGTCCAAGCTGAACGTCGCCCAGGGCGCGTATCTCGCCTCCCTGCTCCAGGCCCCCAGTCAGTACGACTGGGCCGAGGCCTCGGACACCGGCAAGAAGCTGGTCACCGAGCGCTGGCACTACACGCTCGACAACATGGTCGAGGAGGGCTGGCTCGACAAGTCCGCCCGCGACAAGCTGACCTTCCCCCGGCCGAAGGAGCCCAAGGCGGCCCCCGGCATGGAGGGCCAGACCGGCTACCTCGTCGACGCCGCCAACAAGGAGCTGGCGCGCCAGGGGGTGAACGAGGAGGACATCAGAGCCGGCGGCTGGACGATCACGCTGAACATCGACTCGAAGCGCCAGAAGGCGCTCGAGAAGGCGGTCGAGCGGCAGCTCGAGGACGAGCTGGACCGCAAGAAGAACAAGGTCGACGCGACCGTGCAGGCCGGTGCGACCTCTGTCGATCCCAAGACGGGCAAGGTCGTCGCGCTGTACGGCGGTGTGGACGCCACCAAGCACTGGCTGTCCAACGCCGTCCGCTCCGACTACCAGCCGGCCTCGACGTTCAAACCGATCGTGTTCGCCTCCGCGCTGGAGAACGAGTCCAAGACGCAGGACGGCGACCCGATAGGCGTCAACACGATCTACGACGGCACCAGCAAGCGGCAGGTCGAGGGCAGCGACACCCCGTTCAACCCCGAGAACGAGGACGACAAGAGCTACGGCCCGGTCAACGTCCAGAGGGCGATGAACAAGTCGATCAACTCGGTCTTCGCCCAGATGGTCGTGGACGTCGGTCCGGGCGATGTGAAGAAGACCGCGCTCGACCTCGGAGTGAAGGACAGCAAGTCCTTCCCCGAGCGGCCCGCGATCTCGCTCGGCACGATGAGCGCCTCCACCTGGGACATGGCGGGGGTGTACGCGACCCTCGACAACCACGGCAAGCAGGTCACGCCGACGATCGTGAACAAGGCCGAGCACAAGGACCGCACGGTCGACCTCGAGGACCCGGTCGGCAAGCAGGTGATCAGCCGTGAGACGGCCGACACGGTCACCTCGGTGCTGACCGGCGTGGTCAAGGACGGGTCGGGCCATGAGGCCAGCACGGACGCCTACGAGGCGGCCGGCAAGACCGGTACGGCGGAGAAGAACGTGGCGGCCTGGTACGCGGGCTACACCCCCGAACTCGCCACGGTCGTTGCCCTGTTCGGCGAGTCGACGGCGGCGGGCGGCGGACAGGTCACCCTGACCGGCACCGCCAACTCCGGCCGCGCCAACGGCGGTGGGTTCCCGGCCAGGATCTGGGCGGACTACACCCTGGGTGCCCTGAACGGCGGCTCCGACGCCGAGTTCGACCTGGAGGTCGCCGAGACGGCGAGCCCGGACCCGGGCCCGACGGTGACGAACACCCCGACGCAGAAGCCGACGCCGACGCCGACCCCGACGCCTACGGAGACGCAGTCGCCGACGAACACCCCGACACCCACGCCGACGCCGACCGGGGACCCGACGCCCACGCCGACCAATACGCCGACGGGCCGGCCCAGCATCACGCTGCCGCCCGACCCCGGCGACGACGACCCGGGCGACCCCGACCCCAAGGACAAGAGCGACCTCGGCAGGCCCTGA
- the tnpA gene encoding IS200/IS605 family transposase, with protein sequence MSPRWDPNPDVRTGRHVVYNLHVHLVFVTKYRRKAFTDVMLTRTEEIMREVCADFEAELKQFNGEQDHVHLLVHYPPKVQLSKLVNSLKGVSSRRLRQEYDSHVRRYLWGGHFWSGSYFAGSCGGAPLTVVKQYIENQQRPV encoded by the coding sequence ATGTCACCACGCTGGGACCCTAATCCCGATGTCAGAACCGGTCGCCATGTTGTCTACAACCTGCACGTTCACTTGGTTTTCGTCACTAAGTACAGGCGGAAGGCGTTCACCGACGTCATGCTGACCCGCACCGAAGAGATCATGCGGGAGGTCTGCGCTGACTTCGAAGCCGAGCTGAAACAGTTCAACGGCGAACAGGACCACGTGCACCTGCTCGTGCACTACCCGCCGAAGGTGCAGCTTTCCAAGCTGGTCAACTCCCTCAAGGGCGTCAGCTCCCGGCGGCTCCGCCAGGAGTACGACAGCCATGTCCGCCGGTACCTGTGGGGCGGACACTTCTGGTCCGGTTCCTACTTCGCCGGATCGTGCGGCGGGGCACCCCTGACCGTTGTCAAGCAGTACATCGAGAACCAGCAGCGCCCCGTCTGA